In Silvanigrella paludirubra, one DNA window encodes the following:
- a CDS encoding PAAR domain-containing protein, which yields MKVIIVGDSLNNGGTVITGSQDPEVNLDLFAAVGDKVICHIHGESEIVEGSPEATIDDRAIALEGHKTLCGCSLVASKKRILTFEIHPDQPGNLKIYTK from the coding sequence ATGAAAGTAATAATTGTTGGTGATTCTTTAAATAATGGCGGAACAGTAATTACTGGCAGTCAAGATCCTGAGGTAAACTTAGATTTATTTGCTGCAGTTGGAGATAAGGTCATTTGTCATATTCATGGAGAAAGTGAGATTGTTGAAGGATCACCAGAAGCAACTATTGATGATAGAGCAATAGCTTTAGAAGGACATAAGACATTATGTGGCTGTTCTCTAGTTGCTTCTAAAAAACGAATTTTAACATTTGAAATACACCCTGACCAACCGGGAAATTTAAAAATATATACAAAATAA
- a CDS encoding transporter substrate-binding domain-containing protein: protein MHLFIIIRSCVVFFILLAPFFSMAKENVTPPWQTNIQGLKGLSYELATFLNSDKNSPFHFAAEFIVRNRINQILEKGNEPIVVAWVQPAFFDDENKTKFYWSKPLISDSQLILSSAKNPLLFYNLNSLKGKVFSAVAGLRYRTLEPFIKSSEIKRVDSIRYVTAIENVLSANKGLDFCIIENTTLNFFKNIDKTIINLNNSYVSKKPLNPLYKRSLLIPRSNKKLFDYLEKRLKIIDKDREWKKILKKYGQ, encoded by the coding sequence ATGCATTTATTCATCATCATAAGATCCTGCGTTGTTTTTTTTATTCTTTTAGCTCCATTTTTTTCAATGGCAAAAGAAAATGTGACTCCACCTTGGCAAACAAATATCCAAGGATTAAAGGGGCTTTCATATGAATTAGCGACTTTTTTAAATTCGGATAAAAACTCTCCCTTTCATTTTGCAGCAGAGTTTATTGTCAGAAATCGTATTAATCAAATTTTAGAAAAAGGAAATGAACCTATCGTTGTTGCCTGGGTTCAGCCTGCATTTTTTGATGATGAGAATAAAACAAAATTTTATTGGTCTAAACCTCTTATTTCTGATTCACAACTCATTTTATCATCTGCAAAAAATCCTCTTTTATTTTATAATTTAAATTCTTTAAAAGGAAAAGTTTTTTCGGCTGTCGCGGGTTTGAGATATCGAACTCTTGAGCCTTTTATAAAATCATCTGAAATAAAAAGGGTAGACTCGATAAGATATGTGACAGCAATAGAAAATGTTTTATCTGCAAATAAAGGTCTTGATTTTTGTATTATTGAAAATACAACATTAAATTTTTTTAAAAATATTGATAAAACAATTATAAATTTAAATAATTCATATGTTTCCAAAAAACCTCTTAATCCTCTTTATAAAAGAAGTTTACTTATTCCTCGGAGCAACAAAAAGTTATTTGATTATTTAGAGAAAAGATTAAAAATCATAGATAAAGACAGAGAATGGAAAAAAATATTAAAAAAATATGGGCAATAA
- a CDS encoding substrate-binding periplasmic protein: MIFFILQLFIFRNSFSLDKNLKVSIGQLPFYAIDDKHGIFIDFVNAIDKVMGTKTTIIVQPYARSIHDVETGAVDYHLPIVINDVTPKKYNIAKKAFLFNVPIVIYYNSSKKPYINIDNIAILAEQKKIEVQTLLAYENFFKFPITYFTCLECALKKLQTGRIDAIIFTQFIANKVLKEPKNKKEYSKIKSNLYSYKTISMILSKDKLKSKELDNYLAEGINKLKKSGEFYTIFPKEHREFEAL, encoded by the coding sequence TTGATTTTTTTTATTTTACAATTATTTATATTTAGAAACTCTTTCTCCTTAGACAAAAATTTAAAAGTATCTATTGGGCAATTGCCCTTTTATGCAATCGATGACAAACATGGAATCTTTATTGATTTTGTCAATGCTATAGATAAAGTTATGGGAACAAAAACAACAATTATTGTTCAACCATACGCAAGATCGATTCATGATGTCGAAACAGGTGCTGTTGATTATCATTTACCAATCGTAATTAATGATGTGACTCCAAAAAAATATAATATTGCTAAAAAAGCATTTCTATTTAATGTTCCCATTGTTATTTATTATAATTCTTCTAAAAAACCCTATATTAATATAGATAATATTGCTATTTTAGCAGAGCAAAAAAAGATAGAAGTACAAACCTTATTAGCATATGAGAATTTTTTTAAGTTTCCAATAACCTATTTTACATGTCTTGAATGTGCCTTAAAAAAATTACAAACGGGAAGAATTGATGCTATTATTTTTACCCAATTTATAGCAAATAAAGTATTAAAAGAACCAAAAAATAAAAAAGAATATTCTAAAATTAAGTCAAATTTATATAGTTATAAAACTATAAGTATGATATTATCTAAAGATAAATTAAAATCAAAAGAATTAGATAATTATTTAGCTGAAGGAATAAATAAGTTAAAAAAAAGTGGAGAGTTTTATACCATATTTCCTAAAGAGCACCGAGAATTTGAAGCTTTGTGA
- a CDS encoding C39 family peptidase: MNFKTILSMAAISLSFTMNAYSTYYEYKGEGKIIPNSDKYIGAQNDNWSCGAYSATKMLNIVGHGVSYNTIKNDYAQKVFSAFAGRFSNTVTDIGLTPDKLALTFNSYIAQKVAESIKYGGIKTKGYKAEVRINASINDIENEVRYKNRPVAVLVYAGSQLHWVTVIGWMNSNSSVIYAESDGTINYENKYEFDRKRVNNWNWAAAGILPNTIVKIEEVEFNKLDAFFDHLFLGTENAIYQIPVVGEIYNLHKLGAEKFNQIVNFGPRGANEVLKSIGLPGIVPDLTVPMTLEDVVKLKNQAKKVAEEAARVSQQAAQEAQRVRDQIAEEANRIKNQLNPRNWCCKWRR, encoded by the coding sequence GTGAATTTTAAAACAATTTTATCTATGGCAGCTATCTCCCTCTCTTTTACAATGAATGCATATTCTACGTATTACGAGTATAAAGGAGAAGGAAAGATAATTCCAAATTCTGATAAATATATAGGCGCTCAAAATGACAATTGGAGTTGTGGCGCATATTCTGCTACAAAAATGCTTAATATTGTTGGACACGGCGTTAGTTATAATACTATTAAAAATGATTATGCACAAAAAGTTTTTAGCGCTTTTGCTGGACGCTTTAGTAATACTGTAACTGATATTGGATTAACTCCAGATAAATTAGCCTTAACTTTTAATTCCTATATTGCGCAAAAAGTAGCAGAAAGTATTAAATACGGTGGTATAAAAACAAAAGGATACAAAGCTGAAGTAAGAATAAATGCTAGTATAAATGATATTGAAAATGAAGTCAGGTATAAAAACAGACCTGTTGCTGTTTTAGTGTATGCGGGTTCACAATTGCATTGGGTAACGGTTATAGGATGGATGAATTCAAATTCTTCTGTTATTTATGCAGAATCTGATGGTACCATTAATTATGAAAATAAATATGAGTTTGATAGAAAAAGAGTAAATAATTGGAATTGGGCTGCTGCGGGAATATTGCCAAATACTATAGTAAAAATTGAAGAAGTTGAATTTAATAAATTAGATGCTTTTTTTGATCATCTATTTTTAGGTACAGAAAACGCAATTTACCAAATTCCCGTTGTAGGCGAAATTTATAATCTTCATAAATTAGGAGCTGAAAAATTTAACCAAATTGTAAATTTTGGGCCTAGAGGAGCAAATGAGGTATTAAAAAGTATTGGTCTACCAGGAATTGTGCCCGATTTAACAGTGCCTATGACTCTTGAAGATGTTGTGAAATTAAAAAATCAGGCAAAAAAAGTTGCTGAAGAAGCAGCAAGAGTTTCACAACAAGCGGCACAAGAAGCGCAAAGAGTAAGAGATCAAATTGCAGAAGAAGCAAATAGAATTAAAAATCAATTAAATCCAAGAAATTGGTGCTGTAAATGGAGGCGCTAG
- a CDS encoding glycine zipper family protein — MSNNEFKTKTNTEKDSKFDITDYLMPARGFFFVIVEELGKDGFLVRRTYATLDDPYLREMNLSYSQNLREVWPEKYNLEPRNYSSTSSIAEHIMGSTNKNSSYISTSSSFPDGSPRFDVNKKTVYIDINKAKKAGAKLISTEEILSSLEEYKQQNPHLKRRIDKIAGYVKDIDKEVLLQGKKIPSKAVFTPNSYDKAMKINGIGKVLHVFGIAFTAYDLKQALDESYKVESLKPITAEVVRQAGGWGAAWVGFKIGGAIGVSVGIEAGPGCVISGLVGGVIFGTSGYFGFDWVADFIYKN; from the coding sequence ATGTCAAATAATGAATTCAAAACAAAAACGAATACTGAAAAAGATTCAAAATTTGATATTACAGATTATTTAATGCCTGCAAGAGGATTTTTCTTTGTAATAGTTGAAGAGTTGGGAAAAGATGGATTTTTAGTAAGAAGAACTTATGCAACATTAGATGATCCTTACCTAAGAGAAATGAATTTATCTTATTCTCAAAATCTTCGTGAAGTTTGGCCAGAAAAATATAATTTAGAACCAAGAAATTACTCATCAACTTCTTCAATTGCTGAACATATAATGGGTAGCACAAATAAGAATTCTTCATATATTTCTACAAGTTCAAGTTTTCCTGACGGATCGCCAAGATTTGATGTAAATAAAAAAACAGTTTATATAGATATAAATAAAGCTAAAAAAGCAGGTGCTAAATTAATATCTACTGAAGAAATATTATCTTCTTTAGAAGAATATAAACAACAGAATCCACATTTAAAAAGAAGAATCGATAAAATTGCTGGGTATGTTAAAGATATTGATAAAGAAGTATTACTTCAAGGGAAAAAAATTCCTTCTAAAGCTGTTTTCACACCTAATTCTTATGATAAGGCAATGAAAATTAATGGCATTGGAAAGGTTCTCCATGTATTTGGTATTGCATTCACCGCATACGATTTAAAACAAGCCTTAGATGAGTCGTATAAAGTTGAAAGTTTGAAACCAATAACAGCTGAAGTTGTTAGACAAGCCGGAGGATGGGGAGCCGCATGGGTTGGTTTTAAAATTGGTGGAGCTATTGGAGTTAGTGTTGGAATTGAAGCAGGACCTGGCTGTGTTATATCAGGTTTAGTCGGAGGTGTAATCTTTGGAACTTCGGGTTATTTTGGATTTGATTGGGTAGCAGATTTTATTTACAAAAATTAA
- a CDS encoding PAAR domain-containing protein, whose protein sequence is MKFAAIVLGDPLSSGGSVTSVTQEFVKANGFPIARKGDSVFCPIPLHGSGTITEGFEFIKINGLNPAVHGNKVSCGCTLIAKQCAGKVLLSYADKIENDLDEIEKKINQKYDQQIRIKSKDGNFLSNVPYFIIDESGNEYKGITDSSGCCKRIYTKKEEELKIYIGVAALEKWNVK, encoded by the coding sequence ATGAAATTTGCGGCAATCGTTTTAGGAGATCCATTAAGCAGTGGAGGCTCGGTAACAAGTGTTACTCAAGAATTTGTAAAAGCGAATGGCTTTCCCATAGCAAGAAAAGGGGACTCTGTTTTTTGTCCAATACCATTGCATGGTTCTGGTACAATAACTGAAGGTTTTGAATTTATAAAAATTAACGGATTAAATCCAGCTGTTCATGGAAATAAAGTTTCGTGTGGATGTACTCTTATTGCCAAACAATGCGCTGGAAAAGTTTTGTTGTCATATGCGGATAAAATAGAAAATGATTTGGATGAAATTGAGAAAAAAATAAATCAAAAATATGACCAACAAATAAGAATTAAAAGTAAAGATGGAAATTTTTTATCAAATGTTCCTTATTTTATCATTGATGAATCAGGAAATGAATATAAAGGAATTACAGATTCATCAGGATGTTGCAAAAGAATATATACAAAAAAAGAAGAAGAATTAAAAATTTATATTGGGGTTGCGGCATTGGAGAAATGGAATGTCAAATAA
- a CDS encoding ATP-dependent nuclease, with translation MKIQKIMIHNYRSILEVEIEVFNYSLLVGSNNSGKSSILNAIRLFYDDDKWTKNDFPKITTEDDESWVQLTFLLNDTEWKSLEKKYKNESSSNLLTLRRYFKSDNKKYFQEKQSNIFALLEGKVDDELFYNSKNISTAKVGQVLYIPASTTIDEQTKTTGPSPMRNILNYLLNKAMLRSQSFITLKEIFDNLNIEAKNETGFLSEILKPLNDAFSNWNIKFDLTINSITAEDISKIFVKHNFVDSSINSDNGFELDRYGHGFQRLVIYELIRLATKLKNKDKLVKKEFNPDFTLLLIDEPEAFLHPGQQESFANNLRQLGDTEEEQVIIVTHSPIFVGKAANEIKQIVRVQRKSGITKIFQPKGDKINEIFKEGLNLLEELKKFVENTEVAEVKKKKARELIQNPPTIEIAEQEENFRYQLWLDGERAQLFFADQVLLVEGTTEKVLFNYLLTNQWHGFFNQNIYILDVLGKYNFHRFMNLLKVYGIYHGVILDGDNNKDHHQVINNFVDTQKNDYTLAKPVKFIDCLETFLDLSYIKSRGDKKPIEIMKAIIDQKISIEKLHLLKIEFCKALNLDI, from the coding sequence ATGAAAATTCAAAAAATTATGATCCACAACTATAGATCTATATTAGAAGTAGAAATTGAAGTTTTTAATTATTCACTTCTTGTTGGTTCAAATAATTCTGGAAAGAGTTCCATTCTTAATGCTATTCGACTATTTTATGATGACGATAAATGGACAAAAAATGATTTTCCAAAAATTACGACTGAAGATGATGAATCATGGGTTCAACTTACATTTTTGCTTAATGATACTGAGTGGAAAAGTTTGGAAAAAAAATATAAAAATGAATCAAGTAGTAATTTATTAACATTAAGACGCTATTTTAAGTCAGACAATAAAAAATATTTTCAAGAAAAACAGAGTAATATTTTTGCTTTATTAGAAGGAAAAGTTGATGATGAACTATTTTATAATTCAAAAAACATAAGTACTGCTAAAGTAGGTCAAGTCCTCTACATTCCAGCATCAACCACAATTGATGAACAAACAAAAACAACTGGCCCTTCACCTATGCGAAATATTCTCAATTATTTGTTAAATAAAGCAATGTTAAGAAGTCAATCATTCATAACTTTGAAAGAAATTTTTGATAACCTAAATATTGAAGCAAAAAATGAAACTGGTTTTTTAAGTGAAATATTAAAGCCATTAAATGATGCTTTTTCAAATTGGAATATTAAATTTGATTTAACTATAAATAGTATTACAGCTGAAGATATATCTAAAATATTTGTAAAACATAATTTTGTGGATTCATCAATAAACTCTGATAATGGTTTTGAATTAGATCGTTATGGACATGGATTTCAACGATTAGTTATTTATGAACTTATACGATTAGCTACAAAATTAAAAAATAAAGATAAATTAGTTAAAAAAGAGTTCAATCCTGATTTCACTCTTTTATTAATTGATGAACCAGAAGCATTTTTGCATCCTGGTCAACAAGAAAGTTTTGCAAATAATCTAAGACAACTTGGGGATACAGAAGAAGAACAAGTTATTATTGTAACTCATTCTCCTATTTTTGTTGGGAAAGCTGCAAATGAAATTAAACAAATTGTTAGAGTCCAACGTAAATCTGGTATAACAAAGATATTTCAACCCAAAGGTGATAAAATAAATGAAATATTTAAAGAAGGATTAAATTTATTAGAAGAATTAAAAAAATTTGTTGAGAATACAGAGGTTGCTGAGGTAAAAAAGAAAAAAGCACGCGAATTAATTCAAAATCCTCCAACAATTGAAATAGCCGAACAAGAAGAAAATTTTAGATATCAACTCTGGTTAGACGGAGAACGAGCACAGCTATTTTTTGCCGATCAAGTTTTATTAGTTGAAGGAACAACTGAAAAGGTATTATTTAATTATCTATTAACAAATCAATGGCATGGTTTTTTTAATCAAAATATTTATATTCTTGATGTTCTTGGAAAATATAATTTTCATCGATTTATGAATCTTCTTAAAGTTTATGGTATTTATCATGGAGTTATTCTTGATGGTGATAATAACAAAGATCATCATCAAGTAATAAATAACTTCGTAGACACTCAAAAAAATGATTATACATTAGCAAAACCTGTTAAATTTATTGATTGCTTAGAGACTTTTTTAGATTTATCTTATATAAAAAGTCGAGGCGACAAAAAACCAATTGAAATTATGAAAGCAATTATAGATCAAAAAATTTCAATTGAAAAACTTCATTTATTAAAAATAGAATTCTGCAAAGCTCTTAATCTTGATATATAA
- a CDS encoding GNAT family N-acetyltransferase, whose protein sequence is MDDLIPQIVSVKNVDTGPFFHLQQLYEFEFSPITKSQIDENGLYDYKSLQASWNNHSYDAHLFMYDKKPVGFCVVNLNSQINQDPDTKDIAEFFIMPNFRNKNFGEKLAHQIFDQYVGKWEVRQLIEAVQARKFWLKTINNYTKCNIEENIEEDKNGCFYVQRFSNKKI, encoded by the coding sequence ATGGATGATTTAATACCACAGATTGTATCTGTAAAAAACGTTGATACTGGCCCTTTTTTTCATTTACAACAATTATATGAATTTGAATTTAGCCCCATAACAAAAAGTCAAATAGATGAAAATGGTTTGTATGATTATAAGTCACTACAAGCCTCTTGGAATAATCATAGTTACGATGCACATCTATTTATGTATGATAAAAAACCTGTAGGATTTTGTGTTGTTAATTTAAATAGTCAAATAAATCAAGATCCAGATACAAAAGATATTGCTGAATTTTTTATTATGCCAAACTTTCGTAACAAAAATTTTGGTGAAAAGTTGGCTCATCAAATTTTTGATCAATATGTCGGTAAATGGGAAGTAAGACAACTCATCGAAGCAGTCCAAGCTAGAAAGTTTTGGCTTAAAACTATTAATAATTATACCAAATGTAATATTGAAGAAAATATTGAAGAAGATAAAAATGGATGTTTTTATGTTCAAAGATTTTCAAACAAAAAAATATGA